The Drosophila sulfurigaster albostrigata strain 15112-1811.04 chromosome 3, ASM2355843v2, whole genome shotgun sequence genomic sequence AAATAGTTTGTGGCTACAAAATTTACTGTTTGCAATCAGCATAAATTTAGTTAGTTTAGTATAATCTCGGCATGCGATAATCgccttaatttattttgttttcaatattgatatttcattaaatactGAAGCAAAAAGACAACGCAGCAGTTTATCAACTGCAAATCCCGGACTCCTCTTAAGTTTCTTGACCCAAATCCTTGGCCAATTTTCGCACTGTgcaagcgcacacacacacacacacacacacacacacagaatatcCATCTATCGTTATCCTTGGGTGCAAGTTCTATCTGGCTGCTTGTTGTAGTTAATTTCACCTGCTTACTGTCCATTTTGCTTTGAAGCGGGGCGAAGACGGAGACGAAGACGGAGACGGGGACGaagacgaggacgaggacgaggacgaggacaaATTCCGCGACAGCAGTTGAGGAGCTGAAGCAAGTTTCTTGGCAAAATCTTGGCAAACGCGAGTTAAGCTGATTTTCCTTGGGTGCCGGCAAAGTTTTCTCCTGGCAAACTTGCAAACTGCTTGGCAAAATGCTACCTGAGCCATTAATTGAATTCTGGACATGTTCGCAAAAGGCAGAAGCATTTCTTCTCTCTCCTCCTCCACCTTCTCATCCTCCTTAGATTATGCGATTTTCGATATTAGTTTTGAGTTGTAggattttgtgtttgttttttgtttttttattttatcaaatgcatttctaccatttaaaattacaacaaaattaaaactgcTGCAAACATATCTTAAGCATATTGAAAAGAGTCTTGTAAAATCGGACAATATTGTGTTGTACATTACAAATTGCATTGATGATGCATATAAAAGCAGATTCCAAAGTGTATCATGTCTTCAcgtctcctcctcctcctcttccttccatctgctgctgccttcGAGCTGCTAATCCTATTCTTTCCTATGAATTGTTGACTATGagagtatgtatgtgtgtgtgtgtgtgtccatgtgtgtgtgtgggtgtggctGTGTGTAGCTGTTTGCTTGAAGTGCCTCCTCTAGAAGAGCAGCGAGAAGAGACTCCTTACGCCAGTGGAGCCTGCTCCGGAACCGAGGCCAAAGCCGGTGCTGGGCGTTCCGCTGCTGCGGTGGCGCGATGCATGGCTGGAAACGTTTGCACGGACACGGTCGTAGCTGGCAACATCCTAAGGAGTAGataataaatagattaatCAGGGCGATGGCAACGAAATGCTTTCAATTGATTCCGTACTGGTCGAGCACAAACTCGAGATGTCTGCAGTGGCGGCAAATGTCACACGTGCCGCATGTGTTGTACATCGACAGGATTCTCACCTCTTTGTCGGCGTTGGCCAGGATCGAGCGCATTGAGTTGGCCACCGGCCACTTCTTCTTCATCACCAGATTGTTTGGTGGATCGTGCGCACTGCCAGCGTCCACCGACCAAATCGTCACCGTTGCGCCCCCGGAGATCTTTGAGCCGCGTGAGAACTTGAAGGCAAGCTCCTCATCGCCGGCGATGCGGGTCAATTGCCAACCCGTCAAGTGGATCTCCTCGCTGCCCTTGTTGTGCAGCTTGATGAAACGACCCGCTGTATCGGCCTCAATGATTTCCAGGTCACCCTTGGCTGCCGCATTCACCGAGTACTCGGACAGCGTGCGATCCTCACTCTCATCGATCACCGTGCGACGACGCTTCACAGCACCCGAACCCGAAATGCCAGGAGTAGCCGAGCGACGTCCACTGGGCGTAACACGACCCGACCGGGAGCCAGCGCTGGCTGTCAAGTGCTCCGATCCGCTGGCAATGCCCGAATCGGTGGTGGGACGTCCCGGTGAGGTGATGTTCAAGCGACGCTCCTCGCCGTCGAGCAGCTTGTCGTAGGCGGCCAACTCCAAGTCCAGCGAGACCTTGATGTCCATCAGATCCTGGTATTCCTGCAGCTGCTGGGCCATCTCATCGCGCAAACGTTGCAGATCAGCCTCCAACGAAGCAATGTACTGATTGTGACGTTGACGCTCCGTGTCCAAGAGATTCTCCAGCTCGCGAATGCGTGCCTAAAAGTGAAGCAGAGGATGATTAGTAAACGCAGACGAAAACATTCTCCTCTGTTTCTGTTACTCACATTCAGCGCGTTGTTGGTATTCTCCAGATCATGCAGCTTGCCGTGCAGTTCATCGACCTTAACGCGCATGAGACGCATCTCCTCGGAGGCATGGAGCGCACCTTGCGAGGCACGACTGGCGGCCGCCTTGAGGTTCTGTATCTCGTTGTCGTACAGCAGCTCGATCTCTTCGCGATTGCGCGCCATTTGTGCCTCATACTGATCGCGCAGCTCTTGCAGCGATTGCTGCAGCTTAGCCTCATACTGACGCGTCAGGCGGCCATCGATCTCGCTGATCTCGATCTGGCGACGCGAACGCGTCTCGGTGAGCTCTTGTGAGTGCACTTGCTCCTTGAACGCCAGCTCCTCGCGCAGACTCTGGTTCTGATTCTCCAAATCGACACGGGCCAATGTCTCGGCCTCGAGTTGCTTGCGCAGATCGTCGAGCTGACGACGCAAGCGATCATTTTCGGCTGACAATTCCCTGAGCTGATCCTCGGCCTTCTTGCGATCCCCGAGTGCCGCATTGTATTTGCCATTGACTTCATTGTAGCGAGATTCATAGAGACTGGCGTTGTTCTCCGCGACGGTGGCTTCCTTCGTCTTCTTGTCGAGTCTGTGAATGGAATGTTCCGAAAGGGGAAATTAGTAATTGTGCccgttttttgttgttatcaaGCAAACATGTGCTTGGGATGTGACGTCATCAACTGATTCACATGCgatcgccgtcgccgtcgcagtcgctctctctctctctctctttgtctctttctcttccgATCTCGTCGTCATGCTTTACGCGCCAACTCTCTCACGCTCTCAGTGTATCTTTGATTTCGTTGTTATATCTAATGTATTATTCATCTTTTGAGTTTCTCTCGGTTGCTGCCTTGGAATCGTCAGATGCCATTAGCATAAAGTAGCTATGCTATTTTATGCCTAACATACTAAACAATCTAAGCAATATTTCCCTTCTTatctcgctctccctctccctctctctctctctctctctctcttgctctcctTTTCACACATAGCTAATTTATGGGCAGAGCGACTTCaaacgttttattttcaattgagcTAAAAACAAACTTGTTTATTTCACTAACAAAAATTCCACCAGCTACATATATCCACCAAATAGAATGTCGTCGTCAACTCTCGTGGTCTGCACGTTTATAGAatgcttttattattgctaAATTTAGCAACCAATAAGTTGCTATAAACAATGCATGGCTTAACATTCCAATTGATTATTTGGCATTATTATTCGATTGATAAATCCTATGACAttctaataattaaatgattcCAATTACACAActcattaatataaaattccaGTATTTCGCACACCCTTTTAATGTCTTCCTTTAAGTGTTGTAATAGACTTTAGATATAAATGAAGTGATTAATTTCCGTAATGTTCCCTTACAAAGGTGCGACTACAATTTTTGCAGCTATTAAATTGTGTAGTACAGAAATAGCAACAAACTTTCCAAGGTTATTCTCCGTTCTTTGGCGTGCGTGTGAGTCGACAAATTCCCCCCAAATTCTCCACCCAGACATTCATGACAGcggcacataaataaaaaaaaaataatgctaTGAAGCGACCTAATTTCGTAAagattttcctttttgtttgttttgttgtgaaGGCAGCAAAGTGGGTTAATTATCAaaagaacttttttttttttgttcaactaGCCCAATAATTGGTCAAAAGTAGAATTCTTCCAAATGTGTGTTTGCATAATTGAAGaaacttttttatatgcttCTAAATAGACCGATAATTTTATTgctgtaaatttaaatagcgcatttttttcttttatcgCTTCATTCTAATAATCCAAGATATGTTTGCTCAACATTTAGCAGCACCAAATATCACATATCAATGAGTAATGTctactaaaaaataaatataattgccCGTACTTTATTTAATACCCTCTCTAA encodes the following:
- the LOC133841659 gene encoding lamin-C isoform X1 — translated: MSGRRVTINTRVSRASTSTPVGGASTSSGGRIGATSPTSPTRTTRLQEKAELQHLNDRLACYIDRMRNLENENGRLTQELHIAQETVNRETSNIKAVYEKELAAARKLLDETAKEKAKLEIDIKRLWEENDDLKLRLDKKTKEATVAENNASLYESRYNEVNGKYNAALGDRKKAEDQLRELSAENDRLRRQLDDLRKQLEAETLARVDLENQNQSLREELAFKEQVHSQELTETRSRRQIEISEIDGRLTRQYEAKLQQSLQELRDQYEAQMARNREEIELLYDNEIQNLKAAASRASQGALHASEEMRLMRVKVDELHGKLHDLENTNNALNARIRELENLLDTERQRHNQYIASLEADLQRLRDEMAQQLQEYQDLMDIKVSLDLELAAYDKLLDGEERRLNITSPGRPTTDSGIASGSEHLTASAGSRSGRVTPSGRRSATPGISGSGAVKRRRTVIDESEDRTLSEYSVNAAAKGDLEIIEADTAGRFIKLHNKGSEEIHLTGWQLTRIAGDEELAFKFSRGSKISGGATVTIWSVDAGSAHDPPNNLVMKKKWPVANSMRSILANADKEVRILSMYNTCGTCDICRHCRHLEFVLDQMLPATTVSVQTFPAMHRATAAAERPAPALASVPEQAPLA
- the LOC133841659 gene encoding lamin-C isoform X2 — translated: MSGRRVTINTRVSRASTSTPVGGASTSSGGRIGATSPTSPTRTTRLQEKAELQHLNDRLACYIDRMRNLENENGRLTQELHIAQETVNRETSNIKAVYEKELAAARKLLDETAKEKAKLEIDIKRLWEENDDLKLRLDKKTKEATVAENNASLYESRYNEVNGKYNAALGDRKKAEDQLRELSAENDRLRRQLDDLRKQLEAETLARVDLENQNQSLREELAFKEQVHSQELTETRSRRQIEISEIDGRLTRQYEAKLQQSLQELRDQYEAQMARNREEIELLYDNEIQNLKAAASRASQGALHASEEMRLMRVKVDELHGKLHDLENTNNALNARIRELENLLDTERQRHNQYIASLEADLQRLRDEMAQQLQEYQDLMDIKVSLDLELAAYDKLLDGEERRLNITSPGRPTTDSGIASGSEHLTASAGSRSGRVTPSGRRSATPGISGSGAVKRRRTVIDESEDRTLSEYSVNAAAKGDLEIIEADTAGRFIKLHNKGSEEIHLTGWQLTRIAGDEELAFKFSRGSKISGGATVTIWSVDAGSAHDPPNNLVMKKKWPVANSMRSILANADKEDVASYDRVRANVSSHASRHRSSGTPSTGFGLGSGAGSTGVRSLFSLLF